One Podospora pseudopauciseta strain CBS 411.78 chromosome 5 map unlocalized CBS411.78m_5, whole genome shotgun sequence DNA window includes the following coding sequences:
- a CDS encoding uncharacterized protein (COG:S; EggNog:ENOG503P04U), producing the protein MALGPNYWNIGKLTFDDCYHALNDPDRPISSLRTSKALGTQQFQVFLAWPIRSTSSKTITLPATKTAYHLPSLSFDSDWQPHPLSNSSPDSPYRHVFVKASLSCALVELPSSPNSIYSSFKHPNLLTYSTQRVYLPPEAFIPNPKPTSPDTTPDDSSSNQPPTRHYLGFQTCRHQPSYHPETTNPLLNQARYNGGQPRDILEESLNIFYNNGMRCWRPPLKSTSSSPPPPGTNPNPNTHLQPETSVYRPQVCHLCQTRYRAAVYTWPTDPSLPAAKEIVVHVWQNLGSFQEKHGHMKGNFPQSWFAPVGGKMEKGEYTRDARPAFLMGWDARLGAGYWGEYENDIDGPNAIPYCILSHTWGDDEVTFQDIQNSFDTAVHKKGFEKIKGMCELTLEYGHSHAWVDTCCIDKTSSAELTESINSMFHWYQKAALCVVYLEDFALTDGQLTPTKADLQPCRWFTRGWTLQELVAPRDIIFHDCNWTQCGSKVQLLNILYRITSIDITILQSSDKLYQVPVAQKMSWAAKRNTTRIEDMAYCLLGIFGIHMPLIYGEREKAFLRLQEHIAQKTNDMSLFAWQHSKTELGLRHSGILASHPSWFAGASDIKHWLDPVIPTPSWIITNTGLELHTALDSSRGETGHRLYLRCTSGHVDDKDGDPPVFTIWLRKIK; encoded by the exons ATGGCGCTGGGTCCCAACTACTGGAACATCGGCAAACTCACCTTTGACGATTGCTACCACGCCCTTAACGACCCAGATAGACCGATCTCCAGCCTCCGCACATCCAAAGCTTTGGGGACACAACAATTCCAGGTTTTTCTCGCCTGGCCGATCCGATCAACCAGTTCAAAAACCATCACTCTCCCAGCCACCAAAACAGcctaccacctcccctccctgtCTTTTGACTCAGACTGGCAGCCCCATCCTCTCAGCAACTCCTCCCCAGACTCCCCGTACAGACACGTCTTCGTCAAAGCCTCCCTCTCTTGCGCCCTCGTCGAGCTCCCAAGCAGCCCCAACAGCATCTATTCCTCCTTCAaacaccccaacctcctAACTTACTCCACCCAACGCGTCTACCTCCCCCCCGAAGccttcatccccaaccccaaaccaaccagccCCGACACCACCCCAGACGACAGTAGTTCCAACCAGCCCCCCACCCGCCACTACCTCGGCTTCCAAACCTGCCGCCACCAACCCTCCTACCACCCTGAAACAACCaatcccctcctcaaccaagcCCGCTACAACGGGGGCCAACCCCGCGACATCCTCGAAGAAAGCCTCAACATCTTCTACAACAACGGAATGCGCTGCTGGCGCCCCCCACTAaaatcaacatcatcatccccccctcctccgggcaccaaccccaaccccaacacccacctccaacctGAAACAAGCGTCTACCGCCCCCAAGTCTGCCACCTCTGCCAAACACGCTACCGAGCAGCGGTGTACACCTGGCCTACAGACCCATCCCTGCCCGCCGCCAAGGAAATCGTCGTTCACGTCTGGCAGAATCTGGGGTCTTTCCAGGAAAAACACGGTCACATGAAGGGGAACTTTCCACAGTCTTGGTTCGCCCCGGTGGGAGGAAAGATGGAAAAAGGGGAGTACACAAGGGATGCCAGGCCTGCTTTTTTGATGGGGTGGGATGCTCGTCTGGGGGCTGGGTATTGGGGTGAGTATGAG AACGACATCGACGGGCCAAATGCGATTCCCTACTGCATCCTCTCACACACctggggtgatgatgaagtcACTTTTCAGGACATACAGAACTCGTTCGACACTGCCGTTCATAAGAAGGGCTTtgagaaaataaaaggaatGTGCGAGCTCACGCTTGAATACGGACACTCCCACGCTTGGGTTGATACATGCTGCATCGACAAGACCAGCAGCGCCGAGCTGACCGAGTCGATCAATTCCATGTTCCACTGGTACCAGAAAGCAGCACTATGCGTTGTTTACCTCGAGGATTTTGCGCTCACTGATGGCCAACTCACACCCACCAAAGCTGACCTTCAACCATGCCGATGGTTTACCCGGGGCTGGACCTTGCAAGAGCTGGTCGCGCCGAGGGACATCATATTTCACGATTGCAACTGGACCCAGTGTGGTTCAAAGGTGCAACTTCTGAACATCCTCTATCGCATCACGAGCATCGACATTACTATTCTCCAATCTTCGGATAAGCTGTACCAAGTACCCGTCGCTCAGAAAATGTCGTGGGCAGCTAAAAGAAACACGACACGAATAGAAGACATGGCATATTGTCTCCTGGGCATCTTCGGTATCCACATGCCGCTGATATACGGCGAAAGAGAAAAGGCCTTCCTCCGTCTCCAGGAACATATAGCTCAGAAGACAAACGACATGTCTTTATTTGCCTGGCAACATAGCAAAACTGAACTCGGACTCAGACACTCCGGTATATTGGCGAGCCACCCCTCTTGGTTCGCCGGCGCTTCTGATATCAAACACTGGCTTGATCCCGTTATACCAACGCCGTCGTGGATTATCACCAACACTGGTCTTGAGCTCCACACAGCACTTGACTCCTCACGCGGTGAAACTGGTCACCGGCTATACCTGCGCTGTACAAGTGGCCATGTCGACGACAAAGATGGAGATCCTCCCGTTTTCACAATCTGGCTGCGGAAGATCAA ATGA